The Humulus lupulus chromosome 7, drHumLupu1.1, whole genome shotgun sequence region TAGTCAAAATGCTCGTACCTTATGCGAATGTccgtctttggaatatcctcatcctttaTCCTCATCTAGTCGAATAGGCCATCTATcctcggtagtgggtacttgtttttgatagtcaacttgttcaattttAGGTAGTCTATGCTCATCCTCAgagtctcatccttcttcttcacaaataaaatcggagcaccccatgatgagaagctaggtctgataaatcccaagtctagtagctcctgtaactgtatcttcaactcctttaactctgttgtagccattctgtatggtgccctcgacactagtTCCGTACTTGGTGcaaactcaatgacgaactcaatctccttgTGCGACGGCAGTCCCAataagtcctcagggaacacatccaagaactcacatagcAATCTAGTCTCCCTTGGCCCTACTGGTATGATCCTAGTCGTATTCACCTCACTgactagaaaacctatacaacatGCTTATAATTGGTCTCTATCCCTCAACgatgatatcataggaatgcgaggtccatgtacagtaccaacaaacacgaagggatcctcaccctcaggctcaaaagtcactcTCTTCTTCTTTCAGTTTGTAGTTTCCCCATGTCtaactaaccaatccatccctaaaatcatgtcaaagtaaTCCATAACCAACtaaatcaagtctactgatagtttCCTGCAATCcaccatcactggtagtgctctaatccatctcctagaaactaccagttcccctgtacgCAATATAGTCGGAAACCCCACTGTAAAATACTCACCAGGCcaacacaatctatcaattactttactagaaacaaatgaatgtgtagcatcagaatcaatcaatacGGTATATGAAGAACCAGCGCTAGAatgctgacctgtcaccactgaggtGTTGGATAAAAACTTCAGAGTATGCAGGGGaataggcgtggtgggcccattgtatacaacaacaacaaaaattcatctctcatataaacaatttatatgatcaagaaaacatcTAGACAGAaaattaatcatgcaacatatatataaatatacaatatatttatatatatcatataaacatatgcataaatattcaagaacatgagtatttacctcttgaagcctatcaagtgtccttaagtcttttcgtatatttatcgattcgtatccaacgctttgagtactcaaaccacgatcttctgaagtgttctctacacctcaagatgtgtgtgagcacatagagaacatgggtttgtaatttaggaatcacaagtatttctcaacataaGAGAACTTGAATTATGATTAGAGAATTGTTAgactaaagaagaagaagataatcttTTGTTTGACAAAAGTTCTCAAAATATTATGAATTCTTAATGACTTGTGTATTGCTTCTCTCTTGTATTGTCTatctttcttcttattattctatataatttatatagagattattgtattaccttattattcctaataataatagtaatatactaataatatcataatgatgataggaattaatttaggtaaatatctaacttaccaaatttgaaaatatttattttcaaattattaattaattaaataaataaaataaaaacaacacggATACAATATTAgtgtagtggtacacgcatggcatagtccttggactgtgtcatgtgtGAATTGCTATATTCCATTTtcaaggatattgcattttttttatttttttatttaactaaGATCAATCTTCCAGAAAATAAGGTATTtgtctttttaaggaaaagatgacaaccatatttcaaaatttaaatttaaagttcaaaattcaaattgatgatcatcattatcatcatcttttaaaattgggatatttgcggcataagtacccaatgtttgagttttgtacgcggcatagacccaatgtttatttttagtggaaaaagtacccaaagtcagaAAAACTGTAATTCCATCAGTCTCCTCCGTTAGGTTTCCATTtgtgatgactggaccaacacgtgtcacttcgtgattggtccaactcaataatatttttaaaataattatgatttggaccaataaaaacgtgacacgtgtctgcctaacggaggagactgacggaattacagttttactgactttgggtacttttgccactaaaaataaacattgggtctatgccgcgtacaaaacccaaacattgggtacttatgccgcaattatccctttaaaattcaataaattaaaaactatttttgacttaccaattttattttctctcactcaaataaaataattaatttcaaaaaataatttatttattataaatatgaattttgaattatataattaaattaataaacatattttttaaaatttaataattaatttcaaattaattatttaatctcaattatcatataattgtatacttgacccaaagaataaaattcttctcaaattttcaaattacaattttacccttgtatcaactcttacattcactactacaaaattgacatgggacgatggttttaaaccgtcgtATGGACTCTCATACGTCAGTTCTAATACCGTTGtcccatgcaatgtcatgccatgtaaagcATAAAACGACAGTTGAAATAAAAGTGCCATCTCCTGTCGTACATGAGATGATGGGTCCTATACAAACGTTGTCTCTTGTGGTACATGAGACGACAATTTCTGTGCAAGCGTCATCTACTGTAATAAATGAGACGACAGTTCCTACTAAAGCGTCATTTTCCTGcagtacatgagatgacaatttatgtgcaagcatcgTCCCTTGCAATACATAAGACGACAAGTTCATGGAGACCGACGTCCCATGtagaatatgagaattttttcatttctctattttcaaccactatattcattcataatttcctgtgtaattacaacatagttCAGACATAATCAATAGGCAGACAAAATCAATAGAACTCAgtatgttccaaatctaaaaTTACAATATCAAAATATACACTTGGAATAACTATGTAAGTACTAACTAAATACtacaattagtatattttttaattctgatttcaaaagttactctaACTATGACTCATCCGCTCCAGAAGCTTGGCTGCCCATTCATTTCGAGTTTCATTAATTTCACCAAGTGTATATGTATTCTTTCCAccacactacaaaacacaaaataaaaactaagtCAGAAATTAAAAACTAAGCTTGATTATTGTTATCTTGCCAAATTTTAAAACAGCAGTCAGACTCATCATCTCTTCCATCAGTGGGGACTCCTTAGTCaattgagaagaagaagaagaattggGCAGGAGTGAACCAGTCAAAGAACCATTACTTAATCCGGTGACATAAAGAGAAGTGGGTCCCGAACCATTGCAGGTTTCAGCCTGCATAGCCAAGTTTTGTTGGCTGGCTGAGACTTTCCGGACAGAGAATTTGGAGTTCAATTCTTCAATGCGAGATGTAAATTCATCCATCCTTTCGTTTAGAGTAGAAATTTGTTCAGAAAGTTGAGTTATAATTCCCTGagaccaaaaattaaaaaaaatattgatggaTGAAAAGCAAAGCCACACAGCCTACATTCATGTTTCATTCCATTATCATTAGGAAGTCAACCCACTTTTGAACTTTAATATTTGATATACATTATATGGATTATTCTTTTCATAGTAAGTTAAGAGTCAATTCACATGCTTTCCTATGCCCACTACACAATTCAGTTTCTTGTTaacctaaataaaaaaaaattcttaagaaCTCTATGATTGTTTATTTCCCTTTTCATTTTCTGAATAAACAACATAATTTATCACTCTGATTATATAGAGGCAAAAACCATTTACCTGGTTTGAAAGTGGTGCAGGTGAATCTGGGGCCCTTCCATCAAACCTTCTGTGGTTAACAGCCAGTTTAGTTAGCTTGGCCATAGTCTTGTCTCTCTGATTTGAATATGATTGTGACACACCTCTGCCAAAACAGAGACACACAGTGAGGGATAAATCACCACCCCACATTTTCAGTAATTTCACAAATTATTGAATTACACTGCTAAAAGCCCTTAATTTTTTAAGAACTTCATGTGTAAATAACACTTTAGTTAAGACATTACATAACAATTCAGTCTAATAGAACAATCATTTGGATCAAACAGAGCTAATAATAGTGTCTCCAACCAGGGGATGTACCCATAAAAACTGTTGCAAGCTCTCACTAACTGAAATGGTTATAGATTTGGATTCTTGtaccgaggtttttaaaaaatGACCAGTGCTAGTTTAGTACATATGATAAATGAAACCCTTTTTCTTTGGCTTCTTGGTCATTTATTCAATTTCCACTCTTATTCATATATTTTCTTTTccatttcttattttctcttaatttagATGGAAAATATATCAAATTGTAGAAAAATTGAGAGTACCGGCCGAGATGCTTCATTCTTCTATCTGCTGATGCTCGGGAAAGAGCTTCTATAGGGCTTGCAGCAAAATCATCATCTATGCTGACTTTTGTCTTTAAATCATCTGGCAGTGCCTGTAGATTAAGCATGTTAGTACCACTCACTCATCCAGAAGCTGTAGAGTGCATCGTTGCCAATAAGAGTCATACCATAACATCATTTACAAGTTTCTCCAGCTGAATCTGTTCAATATAAGTACGAGGAACATATGAACCATCCAGGCCCAGCTGCTCTGCAACAAATTTAACGTATAGCTGATCTTTCCCTTGCACCTTCATATCCATTCTAGAAAGTTAGTGCCATGCTTCTTAAAACTCACCTAATAATAAGACTTTGAAATGGATAATTCATTTCTATATTTTCTAGCATAATTGCCTAACAAAACAGTGAACTGCCCAAGCAAGTCCATAAGAGTTATAGAGTAAACACTCTAGTCTCTGGCATAATTccatgaaaaaagaaaaagaaaaaactaaataaataaacttCCATGTTGGCTAGGATGTATCTTAGGAG contains the following coding sequences:
- the LOC133788595 gene encoding inorganic pyrophosphatase TTM2-like isoform X2 — its product is MALPDDLKTKVSIDDDFAASPIEALSRASADRRMKHLGRGVSQSYSNQRDKTMAKLTKLAVNHRRFDGRAPDSPAPLSNQGIITQLSEQISTLNERMDEFTSRIEELNSKFSVRKVSASQQNLAMQAETCNGSGPTSLYVTGLSNGSLTGSLLPNSSSSSQLTKESPLMEEMMSLTAVLKFGKITIIKLSF
- the LOC133788595 gene encoding inorganic pyrophosphatase TTM2-like isoform X1 encodes the protein MDMKVQGKDQLYVKFVAEQLGLDGSYVPRTYIEQIQLEKLVNDVMALPDDLKTKVSIDDDFAASPIEALSRASADRRMKHLGRGVSQSYSNQRDKTMAKLTKLAVNHRRFDGRAPDSPAPLSNQGIITQLSEQISTLNERMDEFTSRIEELNSKFSVRKVSASQQNLAMQAETCNGSGPTSLYVTGLSNGSLTGSLLPNSSSSSQLTKESPLMEEMMSLTAVLKFGKITIIKLSF